The genomic interval AAAGCCTCCTTTAACTCTACGAAATGCAAAATTATAACATTATTTATCACAAAGTTTATGGGTATCTATAAGTTTAAAGGGAAAGAATACACAATAATATGGTGAATTTAACACTTTGAGTTAATACAATTTATTATGATTGAATATACAATCTTGCATTTACAAAAAAAAAAAAAACGATATAATGCGCGGACACAAAGGATTTGTCATAGGAGGAAAGAATAATGGAAAATAAAAAGGAGAGTAAAGAACTTACACCTCAAGAAAAACGCAATAAAGAATTATATGATGTGCTTTCTAGCTGTCTGGACGCACCAAAAGAGGAATTAGAATCTTTAAAAGCAAAAGCCCTTGCACTTATTGAAAAAGGTGCGGTGATAGATAAAGAAAAAATCAGCGAGCTAGAAGCTTATGTCAGCGATTTAGAGCAGGAGTATTGGGACGATAGAGCAGTGTATGCAGGACGCAGTGTCAAAGACAGCGAGGAATATAAGCTTTTGCAAGTTTTAAAAAAGTTTCACAAAGCAAAAGACAAGGCAAAGGCATTTGATTCACTCTTTATGCCTGTTACAAAATCTAAGGGTGTAACTCATCAGCCACAAAATAAGGCAGAGCTTAAAAAACTCGTAAAAGATAAAAAGATTTACTTAGGTGATATTGATGTAACTTGCGTAAAAGACTTTACAAATTTATTTGAAAACAGCAGGAGAAAGGATTTTAGTGGGATAGAAACTTGGGATGTAAGCCACGTTACTACAACGAGAAGATGTTTTTGCGGTGCAAAGCATTTCAATGAAAATATAGAATCTTGGAATGTCTCAAAGGTAAAAAATATGTGCCAAATGTTTATGGATGCAGAGAATTTTAATCAGCCCTTAAACAAATGGAATACTTCAAGTGTTACGAATATGAGCGAAATGTTTGCTTACGCCACTAGCTTTAATCAACCCCTTGATAAATGGAATGTCTCAAATGTGGATAATATAGAATATATGTTTTATGGGGCAAAATCTTTCAATCAAAATCTTAATACTTGGAAGCTGCCTAAAGTGAATTGGAATCATTATAGGTTGTATCAAGTGGGTAAGATTTTTCTAGATTCTGCTTTAGATGAAAATCCACCAAAGTGGTTTGTAGCCGCTATGGATAGCAAAAAATGCAATGGCAAGTATCAGCCAAAGATAGACAGAGATATTTGGTATCTCCTCAAAGATAAAAAGGTCGCTTTTAGCGATATAGATGTGAGCTTGATGACAAGTATGTTTCAGCTTTTTGATGACACTTATGTTCCAAGTGTCGCAGCAAGCATAAAAGACTTTAGCGGGATAGAGACTTGGGATGTAAGCAATGTTACGGATATGAGCGGTATGTTTCGTAATGCAAAAAATTTTAATATCGACATAAGCGGCTGGAATGTCTCTAATGTAAAAAGTATGTCTATGATGTTTTATGGGGCAGAAAACTTCAATCAAAATCTTGATAAATGGCAGGTGAGAAGCGATTGCAATGTGAAGTATATGTTTGAGGGAACACCTTTAGAAGAGAATCCGCCCAAGTGGTATAAGAAAATAGCAGATAAGAACTAAGTAAATCCCTTTGCAAAAAGTGGGTTTAGCCCATCAAAGGAAAAATACGCGTTTTATTATGGCAAATGATATGAGAATCTGCCAATGTCATTTACTCCTAATCTTTAGAATTTTCCTAATAATTGAGCGCATTCCTTAGCATAATATTCCTTACTGCAAAGCCTTTGTAGCAATGTCTTTTGCAAGATTTAAAGCCTGTGAGATTTTGTCTATATCTTTACCTCCAGCAGTGGCAAAGTCATCTCTGCCCCCGCCATTGCCTCCTAATTCTTGCGCGACTTGTTTTACCCAAGCTCCTGCTTTAAGAGGTGCATTTTTTACCCCTGCTACAATGCTTATTTTATTATTAGATTCACTAAGAAGCAAAATGGCTACACTTTCATTTTCGTTTTTGCTTCTATCAATAATTTCTTTTGCCTCATTTGCACTTACAGAATCAAGTTTGAGCACAATCAGCCTCACACCATTTATCTCCTCATAATCGAGGCTTTTTACACTTTGTTTTGCTTTGTTTGCTTTCTCT from Helicobacter hepaticus ATCC 51449 carries:
- a CDS encoding BspA family leucine-rich repeat surface protein, with product MENKKESKELTPQEKRNKELYDVLSSCLDAPKEELESLKAKALALIEKGAVIDKEKISELEAYVSDLEQEYWDDRAVYAGRSVKDSEEYKLLQVLKKFHKAKDKAKAFDSLFMPVTKSKGVTHQPQNKAELKKLVKDKKIYLGDIDVTCVKDFTNLFENSRRKDFSGIETWDVSHVTTTRRCFCGAKHFNENIESWNVSKVKNMCQMFMDAENFNQPLNKWNTSSVTNMSEMFAYATSFNQPLDKWNVSNVDNIEYMFYGAKSFNQNLNTWKLPKVNWNHYRLYQVGKIFLDSALDENPPKWFVAAMDSKKCNGKYQPKIDRDIWYLLKDKKVAFSDIDVSLMTSMFQLFDDTYVPSVAASIKDFSGIETWDVSNVTDMSGMFRNAKNFNIDISGWNVSNVKSMSMMFYGAENFNQNLDKWQVRSDCNVKYMFEGTPLEENPPKWYKKIADKN